One part of the Paramormyrops kingsleyae isolate MSU_618 chromosome 2, PKINGS_0.4, whole genome shotgun sequence genome encodes these proteins:
- the ark2cb gene encoding E3 ubiquitin-protein ligase ARK2C isoform X2: MSTDFPLAHTGQPQPGLTPTHQPPAQLQPPVALAAPQFQDLSGPHFLPQALHQQYLIQQQLLEAQHRRILPHPRRTQERVPLQPHWLRSGYDYSTSLHIPQPVLQQPRYLAEGTDWDLSVDTGLSHPQYHLRQLPQHYQHYLASPRMHHFPRNPSSAQVVVHEIRHYPYPQLHLLALQGLNSSRHGPAVRESYEELLQLEDRLGSMNRGAAQSTIERFTIPHKYKKRRLQELKIDMEEEDLDIDEKCTICLSMLEDGEDVRRLPCMHLFHQACVDQWLATSRKCPICRVDIETQLMPDS; this comes from the exons ATGTCCACAGATTTCCCCCTGGCCCATACAGGCCAGCCTCAGCCGGGCCTGACGCCCACACACCAGCCCCCCGCACAGCTCCAGCCGCCCGTCGCCCTGGCCGCCCCCCAGTTCCAGGACCTCTCCGGGCCTCACTTCCTACCTCAGGCCTTGCACCAGCAGTACCTCATTCAGCAGCAGCTCCTGGAAGCTCAGCACCGGCGGATCCTTCCACACCCCAG ACGCACGCAGGAGCGAGTCCCCCTTCAGCCCCACTGGCTGAGATCCGGGTACGACTACAGCACCTCCCTACACATACCCCAGCCAGTGCTGCAGCAGCCCCGCTATCTGGCCGAAGGCACAGACTG GGACCTGAGTGTGGACACAGGCCTTTCGCATCCACAGTATCACCTGCGGCAGCTTCCTCAGCACTATCAGCATTACTTGGcatctcccagaatgcaccactTCCCCAGAAACCCCTCATCAGCACAAGTG GTGGTCCATGAGATCAGACATTACCCGTACCCCCAGCTGCACCTCCTGGCTCTGCAGGGCCTGAACTCCTCACGGCATGGCCCCGCTGTCCGGGAGAGCTATGAG GAGCTCCTGCAGCTGGAAGACAGGCTTGGGAGTATGAACCgcggagcagcacagagcaccATAGAGAGATTCACCATCCCTCACAAGTACAAGAAG AGAAGACTCCAAGAACTGAAAATAGACATGGAAGAGGAAGATCTGGACATTGATGAAAAATGCACCATCTGTCTATCAATGCTAGAGGATGGAGAAGATGTCAG GAGGTTACCCTGCATGCACCTCTTCCACCAAGCCTGTGTGGACCAATGGCTGGCCACAAGCAGGAAGTGCCCCATCTGCCGGGTAGACATCGAGACCCAGCTGATGCCTGATAGCTGA
- the ark2cb gene encoding E3 ubiquitin-protein ligase ARK2C isoform X1 codes for MVLVHVGYLVLPVFGSVRNRGAHFNRQHQHGHATSCRHFHLNAPAQMSTDFPLAHTGQPQPGLTPTHQPPAQLQPPVALAAPQFQDLSGPHFLPQALHQQYLIQQQLLEAQHRRILPHPRRTQERVPLQPHWLRSGYDYSTSLHIPQPVLQQPRYLAEGTDWDLSVDTGLSHPQYHLRQLPQHYQHYLASPRMHHFPRNPSSAQVVVHEIRHYPYPQLHLLALQGLNSSRHGPAVRESYEELLQLEDRLGSMNRGAAQSTIERFTIPHKYKKRRLQELKIDMEEEDLDIDEKCTICLSMLEDGEDVRRLPCMHLFHQACVDQWLATSRKCPICRVDIETQLMPDS; via the exons GGGCTCATTTCAACAGGCAACATCAACATGGTCATGCTACCTCCTGCCGGCACTTCCACCTTAACGCCCCAGCCCAGATGTCCACAGATTTCCCCCTGGCCCATACAGGCCAGCCTCAGCCGGGCCTGACGCCCACACACCAGCCCCCCGCACAGCTCCAGCCGCCCGTCGCCCTGGCCGCCCCCCAGTTCCAGGACCTCTCCGGGCCTCACTTCCTACCTCAGGCCTTGCACCAGCAGTACCTCATTCAGCAGCAGCTCCTGGAAGCTCAGCACCGGCGGATCCTTCCACACCCCAG ACGCACGCAGGAGCGAGTCCCCCTTCAGCCCCACTGGCTGAGATCCGGGTACGACTACAGCACCTCCCTACACATACCCCAGCCAGTGCTGCAGCAGCCCCGCTATCTGGCCGAAGGCACAGACTG GGACCTGAGTGTGGACACAGGCCTTTCGCATCCACAGTATCACCTGCGGCAGCTTCCTCAGCACTATCAGCATTACTTGGcatctcccagaatgcaccactTCCCCAGAAACCCCTCATCAGCACAAGTG GTGGTCCATGAGATCAGACATTACCCGTACCCCCAGCTGCACCTCCTGGCTCTGCAGGGCCTGAACTCCTCACGGCATGGCCCCGCTGTCCGGGAGAGCTATGAG GAGCTCCTGCAGCTGGAAGACAGGCTTGGGAGTATGAACCgcggagcagcacagagcaccATAGAGAGATTCACCATCCCTCACAAGTACAAGAAG AGAAGACTCCAAGAACTGAAAATAGACATGGAAGAGGAAGATCTGGACATTGATGAAAAATGCACCATCTGTCTATCAATGCTAGAGGATGGAGAAGATGTCAG GAGGTTACCCTGCATGCACCTCTTCCACCAAGCCTGTGTGGACCAATGGCTGGCCACAAGCAGGAAGTGCCCCATCTGCCGGGTAGACATCGAGACCCAGCTGATGCCTGATAGCTGA